One Lucilia cuprina isolate Lc7/37 chromosome 4, ASM2204524v1, whole genome shotgun sequence DNA segment encodes these proteins:
- the LOC124419624 gene encoding putative nuclease HARBI1 — MYVLNAIQHDLIVPKRSTAIPTAIKVAAALKLLGQGGCQHQIGQDHLLGLSQQSMSRCLQEVCMVIERILCPKHIKFEVTAEEENEIKRGFLHTCGIPGVIGAVDGTHIQMIRPARNEHLYFNRKLKHSMNAMVICDHKMIIRFIGCRYGGASHDSHVWALSNAKQKLKERFERGEKGFWLIGDSGYPLEPWLLTPYRNATENSSEAFYNKQFCIGRSIIERVFGVLKGRFRCLLAARELHYAPERVVQIMNVCCALHNICSNFNVQLPIHEIASAGSLFAETS, encoded by the exons atgtatgtattaaacgCTATTCAACACGACCTCATCGTTCCAAAGAGATCCACAGCAATTCCAACCGCAATAAAAGTTGCCGCTGCTTTGAAATTGCTTGGGCAAGGTGGATGTCAACACCAAATTGGCCAAGACCATCTCTTAGGATTATCGCAGCAATCTATGTCGCGTTGCTTACAAGAAGTTTGCATGGTGATTGAGCGAATACTCTGTCCCAAGCACATCAAATTCGAGGTTACTGCTGAAGAGGAAAACGAAATTAAAAGAGGATTTTTACATACATGTGGCATTCCTGGGGTGATTGGAGCAGTGGATGGTACCCATATACAAATGATTCGACCAGCCAGGAACGAGCACTTATACTTCAACAGAAAATTAAAGCACAGTATGAACGCTATGGTG atatGTGATCACAAAATGATAATAAGATTTATTGGTTGCCGATACGGTGGTGCAAGCCATGACTCACATGTTTGGGCCCTTTCTAATGcaaagcaaaaattaaaagaacgtTTCGAAAGAGGAGAAAAGGGATTTTGGCTGATTg gcgATTCGGGCTATCCCTTGGAACCCTGGCTACTTACTCCATACAGAAACGCAACGGAAAACTCGTCCGaagctttttataataaacagttTTGCATAGGAAGGTCTATAATTGAGAGAGTGTTTGGTGTTTTAAAAGGCAGATTTCGGTGCCTGTTAGCAGCCAGAGAGTTGCATTACGCACCGGAAAGAGTGGTTCAAATAATGAACGTTTGCTGTGCCCTGCACAATATTTGTTCTAATTTTAATGTACAACTACCAATACACGAAATTGCTTCTGCAGGCTCTTTGTTTGCTGAAACATCGTGA